One window of the Betta splendens chromosome 21, fBetSpl5.4, whole genome shotgun sequence genome contains the following:
- the LOC129603481 gene encoding lymphocyte function-associated antigen 3-like: protein MTRLYFVLCLVCSCSVSGQSPTFGLMGLKLNLKPQFNGSKQLDEILWKHNGNKVVEFDGIKQQEFGLFENRVTLDWISAELSITGLTLDDSGVYEVEVYTDKVLKRQTLNLEVLEKLAKPNIKCETSNDGEEATLTCSVESRQPQYLMYEWIYHGTGQRLTVPLSDKSKEYTCIVRNRLSNATATVTAKTCYPDEGVSALTISLIVAVVLLGAVIAVVVGIIYCKRYNKGLKNETTHNEEGTSLLHRTLTVPSDQRLGGELLYNNNTTSDLERSDTQNIELCKHEILVRD, encoded by the exons ATGACTCGTCTGTATTTTGTCCTCTGTCTCGTTTGCAGCTGCTCAG TTTCTGGACAGTCTCCTACATTTGGACTAATGGGACTGAAGCTCAACTTAAAGCCACAATTTAATGGGAGTAAACAACTGGACGAAATTCTGTGGAAGCATAATGGTAACAAAGTGGTGGAGTTTGATGGTATAAAGCAGCAGGAGTTCGGTCTGTTTGAAAACCGGGTCACCCTTGACTGGATTTCTGCAGAACTGAGTATCACAGGCCTCACATTGGACGACAGTGGAGTATATGAAGTAGAGGTTTACACAGACAAAGTGTTGAAAAGGCAAACATTGAATTTGGAGGTTTTAG AAAAGCTTGCCAAACCAAACATAAAATGTGAGACGAGCAACGATGGAGAAGAGGCAACGTTGACCTGCTCGGTGGAGTCCAGACAACCTCAGTACTTAATGTATGAGTGGATCTACCATGGCACTGGTCAAAGGTTGACAGTACCACTAAGTGATAAAAGTAAAGAATATACCTGTATAGTGAGAAACCGTCTGAGCAATGCAACAGCCACAGTCACTGCCAAAACCTGCTACCCTG ATGAAGGTGTCTCTGCACTGACCATAAGCCTGATTGTTGCAGTCGTCCTATTAGGAGCAGTCATAGCAGTCGTTGTAGGCATCATATACTGCAAGAGATATAATAAAG GTTTGAAAAATGAGACAACACACAATGAGGAAGGAACAAGTCTTCTTCACAGAACACTAACTGTTCCCTCTGATCAGCGACTTGGTGGTGAGCTCCTGTACAACAATAACACAACTAGTGACCTTGAGAGAAGTGACACACAAAACATAGAGTTATGCAAACATGAGATTCTAGTaagagattga
- the LOC114847619 gene encoding protein starmaker-like isoform X1, with the protein MTRLYFVLCLLCSCSVYGQSPTFGLMGLKVNLKPHFNGTKQLDEILWKYNGNKVVGFDGIKQQEFGLFENRVSLDRISAELSITGLRLDDSGVYELDVYTDKVLKRQTLNLVVLEKLAKPNIKCETSNDGEEATLTCSVESIQCQYLMYEWISHGTGQRLTVPLSDKSKEYTCIVRNRLSNATATVTAKTCHPDEGVSALTISLIVAVVLLVAAIAVVVDIICRKRHNKACFKKDVEKTDDNGLKNETKHNEERTSLIHRTLTVPSDQRLGGELLYNNNTTSDLERSDTRNTELCKHEILVRGSVRKQVQEFEKKSHIRNLFHGTATDSPRKSSCESSNSSNKGEADAEQLDTSHSDQEAEPVKKQPSCEGPDDVPSNEKSDADAEHQDPSHSDQEVEPGGDFTALNAEAPAAPSAQQPVSPSHNDTNKTSTCDDNKNNQTGKVEGQSQMPSEGNVQELVSNFVNNPDNQTDTKQSFCAETKQLDPLHPEQRNEAGSVRQKVQEFKKNPHIRNLFLGTATGLNNEAPQNKHINPLSEPAAPTAQQPVNLSHDDTNMTSTCDEPYNKNDQTGKEDGQSQMPPEGIVHKRVLEFEYIPDNQTDQQKQLHKDGGEEPPAKETVRYLGTRFPAVGTKDTTEHNEGADSDQVTDETKAENVELSECEKNNDPNKKSQIRKAVSDQTESDNNQSQRPPNPEKPDQSNSLQESPDATHSDLDQQTQDKVECDSPKCEEQSDNNTTVSKENNGKEEGDTDDNEGQCSGKEKQPDKESDDEEDTEETMLEEQSAKESESKDTEEIGLQQSDKESDDEETRLEESDEDGNDEDTEQKMLVK; encoded by the exons ATGACTCGTCTGTATTTCGTCCTCTGTCTCCTTTGCAGCTGCTCAG TTTATGGACAGTCTCCTACATTTGGACTAATGGGACTGAAGGTCAACTTAAAGCCACACTTTAATGGCACTAAACAACTGGACGAAATCCTGTGGAAGTATAATGGTAACAAAGTGGTGGGGTTTGATGGTATAAAGCAGCAGGAGTTCGGTCTGTTTGAAAACCGGGTCTCCCTTGACCGGATTTCTGCAGAACTGAGTATCACAGGCCTCAGATTGGACGACAGTGGAGTATATGAATTAGACGTTTACACAGACAAAGTGTTGAAACGGCAAACATTGAATTTGGTGGTTTTAG AAAAGCTTGCCAAACCAAACATAAAATGTGAGACGAGCAACGATGGAGAAGAGGCAACGTTGACCTGCTCGGTGGAGTCCATACAATGTCAGTACTTAATGTATGAGTGGATCTCACATGGCACTGGTCAAAGGCTGACAGTACCACTAAGTGATAAAAGTAAAGAATATACCTGTATAGTGAGAAACCGTCTGAGCAATGCAACAGCCACAGTCACTGCCAAAACCTGCCACCCTG ATGAAGGTGTCTCTGCACTGACCATAAGCCTGATTGTTGCAGTCGTCCTATTAGTAGCAGCCATAGCAGTCGTTGTAGACATCATATGCCGCAAGAGACATAATAAAG CATGTTTCAAAAAAGATGTGGAAAAAACAGATGACAACG GTTTGaaaaatgagacaaaacacAATGAGGAAAGAACAAGTCTTATTCACAGAACACTAACTGTTCCCTCTGATCAGCGACTTGGTGGTGAGCTCCTGTACAACAATAACACAACTAGTGACCTAGAGAGAAGTGACACACGAAACACAGAGCTGTGCAAACATGAGATTCTAGTAAGAG GGTCTGTGAGAAAACAGGTTCAAGAGTTTGAAAAGAAATCTCATATAAGAAATCTATTCCATGGCACTGCAACAG ATTCACCTAGAAAGTCGTCTTGTGAAAgttcaaacagcagcaacaaaggtGAAGCAGATGCAGAACAACTGGATACTTCACATTCTGACCAGGAAGCTGAACCTG TTAAAAAACAACCTTCTTGTGAGGGTCCAGACGATGTTCCCAGCAACGAGAAGagtgatgcagatgcagaacATCAGGATCCTTCACATTCTGACCAGGAAGTTGAGCCAGGTGGGGATTTCACTG CTTTGAATGCAGAGgcacctgctgctccctctgctcagCAACCTGTCAGTCCGTCCCACAATGATACTAATAAGACATCTACATgtgatgataataaaaataatcaaactgGCAAAGTTGAAGGCCAAAGTCAGATGCCATCAGAAG GAAATGTCCAAGAACTTGTTTCAAATTTTGTAAACAACCCAGACAATCAAACAG ATACGAAACAGTCTTTTTGTGCAGAGACAAAACAACTAGATCCTTTACATCCTGAGCAGAGAAATGAAGCAG GGTCTGTGAGACAAAAGGTTcaagagtttaaaaaaaatcctcatATTAGGAATCTGTTTCTAGGCACAGCAACAG GTTTGAATAATGAGGCACCTCAGAATAAACACATCAACCCCCTCAGTGAACCTGCTGCTCCAACTGCTCAGCAACCTGTCAATCTGTCCCACGATGATACTAATATGACATCTACATGTGATGAAccttataataaaaatgatcaaactgGAAAAGAAGATGGTCAAAGTCAGATGCCACCAGAAG GAATTGTCCACAAACGTGTTTTAGAATTTGAATATATCCCAGACAATCAAACAG ATCAACAAAAGCAGCTCCATAAAGATGGGGGTGAAGAACCTCCTGCAAAGGAAACAGTCAGATATCTGGGCACGCGGTTTCCAGCTGTGGGAACCAAGGATACTACTGAACACAATGAAGGTGCAGACTCTGATCAGGTGACAGACGAAACTAAAGCGGAAAATGTTGAACTGTCTGAATGTGAGAAAAACAACGatccaaataaaaaaagtcaaataagaAAAGCAGTTTCTGATCAAACTGAATCAGACAATAATCAGTCTCAGAGACCTCCAAACCCAGAAAAACCAGACCAGAGCAACTCACTACAGGAGTCTCCAGATGCCACACATTCTGACTTAGATCAACAAACACAAGATAAGGTGGAGTGTGATTCACCCAAGTGTGAGGAGCAGtcagacaacaacacaactgtcagcaaggaaaacaatggtaaagaggaaggagacactGATGACAATGAAGGCCAATGCagtggaaaagaaaagcagccagACAAGGAgagtgatgatgaagaagatACAGAAGAGACGATGTTAGAAGAACAGTCTGCTAAAGAGAGTGAGAGTAAAGACACAGAAGAGATAGGGTTACAACAGTCAGATAAAGAGAGTGATGATGAGGAGACAAGGTTAGAAGAGTCAGATGAAGATGGTAATGATGAAGATACAGAACAGAAGATGTTAGTAAAATAA
- the LOC114847619 gene encoding protein starmaker-like isoform X2, whose protein sequence is MTRLYFVLCLLCSCSVYGQSPTFGLMGLKVNLKPHFNGTKQLDEILWKYNGNKVVGFDGIKQQEFGLFENRVSLDRISAELSITGLRLDDSGVYELDVYTDKVLKRQTLNLVVLEKLAKPNIKCETSNDGEEATLTCSVESIQCQYLMYEWISHGTGQRLTVPLSDKSKEYTCIVRNRLSNATATVTAKTCHPDEGVSALTISLIVAVVLLVAAIAVVVDIICRKRHNKACFKKDVEKTDDNGLKNETKHNEERTSLIHRTLTVPSDQRLGGELLYNNNTTSDLERSDTRNTELCKHEILVRGSVRKQVQEFEKKSHIRNLFHGTATDSPRKSSCESSNSSNKGEADAEQLDTSHSDQEAEPVKKQPSCEGPDDVPSNEKSDADAEHQDPSHSDQEVEPGGDFTALNAEAPAAPSAQQPVSPSHNDTNKTSTCDDNKNNQTGKVEGQSQMPSEGNVQELVSNFVNNPDNQTETKQLDPLHPEQRNEAGSVRQKVQEFKKNPHIRNLFLGTATGLNNEAPQNKHINPLSEPAAPTAQQPVNLSHDDTNMTSTCDEPYNKNDQTGKEDGQSQMPPEGIVHKRVLEFEYIPDNQTDQQKQLHKDGGEEPPAKETVRYLGTRFPAVGTKDTTEHNEGADSDQVTDETKAENVELSECEKNNDPNKKSQIRKAVSDQTESDNNQSQRPPNPEKPDQSNSLQESPDATHSDLDQQTQDKVECDSPKCEEQSDNNTTVSKENNGKEEGDTDDNEGQCSGKEKQPDKESDDEEDTEETMLEEQSAKESESKDTEEIGLQQSDKESDDEETRLEESDEDGNDEDTEQKMLVK, encoded by the exons ATGACTCGTCTGTATTTCGTCCTCTGTCTCCTTTGCAGCTGCTCAG TTTATGGACAGTCTCCTACATTTGGACTAATGGGACTGAAGGTCAACTTAAAGCCACACTTTAATGGCACTAAACAACTGGACGAAATCCTGTGGAAGTATAATGGTAACAAAGTGGTGGGGTTTGATGGTATAAAGCAGCAGGAGTTCGGTCTGTTTGAAAACCGGGTCTCCCTTGACCGGATTTCTGCAGAACTGAGTATCACAGGCCTCAGATTGGACGACAGTGGAGTATATGAATTAGACGTTTACACAGACAAAGTGTTGAAACGGCAAACATTGAATTTGGTGGTTTTAG AAAAGCTTGCCAAACCAAACATAAAATGTGAGACGAGCAACGATGGAGAAGAGGCAACGTTGACCTGCTCGGTGGAGTCCATACAATGTCAGTACTTAATGTATGAGTGGATCTCACATGGCACTGGTCAAAGGCTGACAGTACCACTAAGTGATAAAAGTAAAGAATATACCTGTATAGTGAGAAACCGTCTGAGCAATGCAACAGCCACAGTCACTGCCAAAACCTGCCACCCTG ATGAAGGTGTCTCTGCACTGACCATAAGCCTGATTGTTGCAGTCGTCCTATTAGTAGCAGCCATAGCAGTCGTTGTAGACATCATATGCCGCAAGAGACATAATAAAG CATGTTTCAAAAAAGATGTGGAAAAAACAGATGACAACG GTTTGaaaaatgagacaaaacacAATGAGGAAAGAACAAGTCTTATTCACAGAACACTAACTGTTCCCTCTGATCAGCGACTTGGTGGTGAGCTCCTGTACAACAATAACACAACTAGTGACCTAGAGAGAAGTGACACACGAAACACAGAGCTGTGCAAACATGAGATTCTAGTAAGAG GGTCTGTGAGAAAACAGGTTCAAGAGTTTGAAAAGAAATCTCATATAAGAAATCTATTCCATGGCACTGCAACAG ATTCACCTAGAAAGTCGTCTTGTGAAAgttcaaacagcagcaacaaaggtGAAGCAGATGCAGAACAACTGGATACTTCACATTCTGACCAGGAAGCTGAACCTG TTAAAAAACAACCTTCTTGTGAGGGTCCAGACGATGTTCCCAGCAACGAGAAGagtgatgcagatgcagaacATCAGGATCCTTCACATTCTGACCAGGAAGTTGAGCCAGGTGGGGATTTCACTG CTTTGAATGCAGAGgcacctgctgctccctctgctcagCAACCTGTCAGTCCGTCCCACAATGATACTAATAAGACATCTACATgtgatgataataaaaataatcaaactgGCAAAGTTGAAGGCCAAAGTCAGATGCCATCAGAAG GAAATGTCCAAGAACTTGTTTCAAATTTTGTAAACAACCCAGACAATCAAACAG AGACAAAACAACTAGATCCTTTACATCCTGAGCAGAGAAATGAAGCAG GGTCTGTGAGACAAAAGGTTcaagagtttaaaaaaaatcctcatATTAGGAATCTGTTTCTAGGCACAGCAACAG GTTTGAATAATGAGGCACCTCAGAATAAACACATCAACCCCCTCAGTGAACCTGCTGCTCCAACTGCTCAGCAACCTGTCAATCTGTCCCACGATGATACTAATATGACATCTACATGTGATGAAccttataataaaaatgatcaaactgGAAAAGAAGATGGTCAAAGTCAGATGCCACCAGAAG GAATTGTCCACAAACGTGTTTTAGAATTTGAATATATCCCAGACAATCAAACAG ATCAACAAAAGCAGCTCCATAAAGATGGGGGTGAAGAACCTCCTGCAAAGGAAACAGTCAGATATCTGGGCACGCGGTTTCCAGCTGTGGGAACCAAGGATACTACTGAACACAATGAAGGTGCAGACTCTGATCAGGTGACAGACGAAACTAAAGCGGAAAATGTTGAACTGTCTGAATGTGAGAAAAACAACGatccaaataaaaaaagtcaaataagaAAAGCAGTTTCTGATCAAACTGAATCAGACAATAATCAGTCTCAGAGACCTCCAAACCCAGAAAAACCAGACCAGAGCAACTCACTACAGGAGTCTCCAGATGCCACACATTCTGACTTAGATCAACAAACACAAGATAAGGTGGAGTGTGATTCACCCAAGTGTGAGGAGCAGtcagacaacaacacaactgtcagcaaggaaaacaatggtaaagaggaaggagacactGATGACAATGAAGGCCAATGCagtggaaaagaaaagcagccagACAAGGAgagtgatgatgaagaagatACAGAAGAGACGATGTTAGAAGAACAGTCTGCTAAAGAGAGTGAGAGTAAAGACACAGAAGAGATAGGGTTACAACAGTCAGATAAAGAGAGTGATGATGAGGAGACAAGGTTAGAAGAGTCAGATGAAGATGGTAATGATGAAGATACAGAACAGAAGATGTTAGTAAAATAA
- the LOC114847619 gene encoding protein starmaker-like isoform X3, which produces MTRLYFVLCLLCSCSVYGQSPTFGLMGLKVNLKPHFNGTKQLDEILWKYNGNKVVGFDGIKQQEFGLFENRVSLDRISAELSITGLRLDDSGVYELDVYTDKVLKRQTLNLVVLEKLAKPNIKCETSNDGEEATLTCSVESIQCQYLMYEWISHGTGQRLTVPLSDKSKEYTCIVRNRLSNATATVTAKTCHPDEGVSALTISLIVAVVLLVAAIAVVVDIICRKRHNKACFKKDVEKTDDNGLKNETKHNEERTSLIHRTLTVPSDQRLGGELLYNNNTTSDLERSDTRNTELCKHEILVRGSVRKQVQEFEKKSHIRNLFHGTATDSPRKSSCESSNSSNKGEADAEQLDTSHSDQEAEPVKKQPSCEGPDDVPSNEKSDADAEHQDPSHSDQEVEPGGDFTALNAEAPAAPSAQQPVSPSHNDTNKTSTCDDNKNNQTGKVEGQSQMPSEGNVQELVSNFVNNPDNQTDTKQSFCAETKQLDPLHPEQRNEAGLNNEAPQNKHINPLSEPAAPTAQQPVNLSHDDTNMTSTCDEPYNKNDQTGKEDGQSQMPPEGIVHKRVLEFEYIPDNQTDQQKQLHKDGGEEPPAKETVRYLGTRFPAVGTKDTTEHNEGADSDQVTDETKAENVELSECEKNNDPNKKSQIRKAVSDQTESDNNQSQRPPNPEKPDQSNSLQESPDATHSDLDQQTQDKVECDSPKCEEQSDNNTTVSKENNGKEEGDTDDNEGQCSGKEKQPDKESDDEEDTEETMLEEQSAKESESKDTEEIGLQQSDKESDDEETRLEESDEDGNDEDTEQKMLVK; this is translated from the exons ATGACTCGTCTGTATTTCGTCCTCTGTCTCCTTTGCAGCTGCTCAG TTTATGGACAGTCTCCTACATTTGGACTAATGGGACTGAAGGTCAACTTAAAGCCACACTTTAATGGCACTAAACAACTGGACGAAATCCTGTGGAAGTATAATGGTAACAAAGTGGTGGGGTTTGATGGTATAAAGCAGCAGGAGTTCGGTCTGTTTGAAAACCGGGTCTCCCTTGACCGGATTTCTGCAGAACTGAGTATCACAGGCCTCAGATTGGACGACAGTGGAGTATATGAATTAGACGTTTACACAGACAAAGTGTTGAAACGGCAAACATTGAATTTGGTGGTTTTAG AAAAGCTTGCCAAACCAAACATAAAATGTGAGACGAGCAACGATGGAGAAGAGGCAACGTTGACCTGCTCGGTGGAGTCCATACAATGTCAGTACTTAATGTATGAGTGGATCTCACATGGCACTGGTCAAAGGCTGACAGTACCACTAAGTGATAAAAGTAAAGAATATACCTGTATAGTGAGAAACCGTCTGAGCAATGCAACAGCCACAGTCACTGCCAAAACCTGCCACCCTG ATGAAGGTGTCTCTGCACTGACCATAAGCCTGATTGTTGCAGTCGTCCTATTAGTAGCAGCCATAGCAGTCGTTGTAGACATCATATGCCGCAAGAGACATAATAAAG CATGTTTCAAAAAAGATGTGGAAAAAACAGATGACAACG GTTTGaaaaatgagacaaaacacAATGAGGAAAGAACAAGTCTTATTCACAGAACACTAACTGTTCCCTCTGATCAGCGACTTGGTGGTGAGCTCCTGTACAACAATAACACAACTAGTGACCTAGAGAGAAGTGACACACGAAACACAGAGCTGTGCAAACATGAGATTCTAGTAAGAG GGTCTGTGAGAAAACAGGTTCAAGAGTTTGAAAAGAAATCTCATATAAGAAATCTATTCCATGGCACTGCAACAG ATTCACCTAGAAAGTCGTCTTGTGAAAgttcaaacagcagcaacaaaggtGAAGCAGATGCAGAACAACTGGATACTTCACATTCTGACCAGGAAGCTGAACCTG TTAAAAAACAACCTTCTTGTGAGGGTCCAGACGATGTTCCCAGCAACGAGAAGagtgatgcagatgcagaacATCAGGATCCTTCACATTCTGACCAGGAAGTTGAGCCAGGTGGGGATTTCACTG CTTTGAATGCAGAGgcacctgctgctccctctgctcagCAACCTGTCAGTCCGTCCCACAATGATACTAATAAGACATCTACATgtgatgataataaaaataatcaaactgGCAAAGTTGAAGGCCAAAGTCAGATGCCATCAGAAG GAAATGTCCAAGAACTTGTTTCAAATTTTGTAAACAACCCAGACAATCAAACAG ATACGAAACAGTCTTTTTGTGCAGAGACAAAACAACTAGATCCTTTACATCCTGAGCAGAGAAATGAAGCAG GTTTGAATAATGAGGCACCTCAGAATAAACACATCAACCCCCTCAGTGAACCTGCTGCTCCAACTGCTCAGCAACCTGTCAATCTGTCCCACGATGATACTAATATGACATCTACATGTGATGAAccttataataaaaatgatcaaactgGAAAAGAAGATGGTCAAAGTCAGATGCCACCAGAAG GAATTGTCCACAAACGTGTTTTAGAATTTGAATATATCCCAGACAATCAAACAG ATCAACAAAAGCAGCTCCATAAAGATGGGGGTGAAGAACCTCCTGCAAAGGAAACAGTCAGATATCTGGGCACGCGGTTTCCAGCTGTGGGAACCAAGGATACTACTGAACACAATGAAGGTGCAGACTCTGATCAGGTGACAGACGAAACTAAAGCGGAAAATGTTGAACTGTCTGAATGTGAGAAAAACAACGatccaaataaaaaaagtcaaataagaAAAGCAGTTTCTGATCAAACTGAATCAGACAATAATCAGTCTCAGAGACCTCCAAACCCAGAAAAACCAGACCAGAGCAACTCACTACAGGAGTCTCCAGATGCCACACATTCTGACTTAGATCAACAAACACAAGATAAGGTGGAGTGTGATTCACCCAAGTGTGAGGAGCAGtcagacaacaacacaactgtcagcaaggaaaacaatggtaaagaggaaggagacactGATGACAATGAAGGCCAATGCagtggaaaagaaaagcagccagACAAGGAgagtgatgatgaagaagatACAGAAGAGACGATGTTAGAAGAACAGTCTGCTAAAGAGAGTGAGAGTAAAGACACAGAAGAGATAGGGTTACAACAGTCAGATAAAGAGAGTGATGATGAGGAGACAAGGTTAGAAGAGTCAGATGAAGATGGTAATGATGAAGATACAGAACAGAAGATGTTAGTAAAATAA
- the LOC114847619 gene encoding protein starmaker-like isoform X4: protein MTRLYFVLCLLCSCSVYGQSPTFGLMGLKVNLKPHFNGTKQLDEILWKYNGNKVVGFDGIKQQEFGLFENRVSLDRISAELSITGLRLDDSGVYELDVYTDKVLKRQTLNLVVLEKLAKPNIKCETSNDGEEATLTCSVESIQCQYLMYEWISHGTGQRLTVPLSDKSKEYTCIVRNRLSNATATVTAKTCHPDEGVSALTISLIVAVVLLVAAIAVVVDIICRKRHNKACFKKDVEKTDDNGLKNETKHNEERTSLIHRTLTVPSDQRLGGELLYNNNTTSDLERSDTRNTELCKHEILVRGSVRKQVQEFEKKSHIRNLFHGTATDSPRKSSCESSNSSNKGEADAEQLDTSHSDQEAEPVKKQPSCEGPDDVPSNEKSDADAEHQDPSHSDQEVEPGGDFTALNAEAPAAPSAQQPVSPSHNDTNKTSTCDDNKNNQTGKVEGQSQMPSEGNVQELVSNFVNNPDNQTETKQLDPLHPEQRNEAGLNNEAPQNKHINPLSEPAAPTAQQPVNLSHDDTNMTSTCDEPYNKNDQTGKEDGQSQMPPEGIVHKRVLEFEYIPDNQTDQQKQLHKDGGEEPPAKETVRYLGTRFPAVGTKDTTEHNEGADSDQVTDETKAENVELSECEKNNDPNKKSQIRKAVSDQTESDNNQSQRPPNPEKPDQSNSLQESPDATHSDLDQQTQDKVECDSPKCEEQSDNNTTVSKENNGKEEGDTDDNEGQCSGKEKQPDKESDDEEDTEETMLEEQSAKESESKDTEEIGLQQSDKESDDEETRLEESDEDGNDEDTEQKMLVK, encoded by the exons ATGACTCGTCTGTATTTCGTCCTCTGTCTCCTTTGCAGCTGCTCAG TTTATGGACAGTCTCCTACATTTGGACTAATGGGACTGAAGGTCAACTTAAAGCCACACTTTAATGGCACTAAACAACTGGACGAAATCCTGTGGAAGTATAATGGTAACAAAGTGGTGGGGTTTGATGGTATAAAGCAGCAGGAGTTCGGTCTGTTTGAAAACCGGGTCTCCCTTGACCGGATTTCTGCAGAACTGAGTATCACAGGCCTCAGATTGGACGACAGTGGAGTATATGAATTAGACGTTTACACAGACAAAGTGTTGAAACGGCAAACATTGAATTTGGTGGTTTTAG AAAAGCTTGCCAAACCAAACATAAAATGTGAGACGAGCAACGATGGAGAAGAGGCAACGTTGACCTGCTCGGTGGAGTCCATACAATGTCAGTACTTAATGTATGAGTGGATCTCACATGGCACTGGTCAAAGGCTGACAGTACCACTAAGTGATAAAAGTAAAGAATATACCTGTATAGTGAGAAACCGTCTGAGCAATGCAACAGCCACAGTCACTGCCAAAACCTGCCACCCTG ATGAAGGTGTCTCTGCACTGACCATAAGCCTGATTGTTGCAGTCGTCCTATTAGTAGCAGCCATAGCAGTCGTTGTAGACATCATATGCCGCAAGAGACATAATAAAG CATGTTTCAAAAAAGATGTGGAAAAAACAGATGACAACG GTTTGaaaaatgagacaaaacacAATGAGGAAAGAACAAGTCTTATTCACAGAACACTAACTGTTCCCTCTGATCAGCGACTTGGTGGTGAGCTCCTGTACAACAATAACACAACTAGTGACCTAGAGAGAAGTGACACACGAAACACAGAGCTGTGCAAACATGAGATTCTAGTAAGAG GGTCTGTGAGAAAACAGGTTCAAGAGTTTGAAAAGAAATCTCATATAAGAAATCTATTCCATGGCACTGCAACAG ATTCACCTAGAAAGTCGTCTTGTGAAAgttcaaacagcagcaacaaaggtGAAGCAGATGCAGAACAACTGGATACTTCACATTCTGACCAGGAAGCTGAACCTG TTAAAAAACAACCTTCTTGTGAGGGTCCAGACGATGTTCCCAGCAACGAGAAGagtgatgcagatgcagaacATCAGGATCCTTCACATTCTGACCAGGAAGTTGAGCCAGGTGGGGATTTCACTG CTTTGAATGCAGAGgcacctgctgctccctctgctcagCAACCTGTCAGTCCGTCCCACAATGATACTAATAAGACATCTACATgtgatgataataaaaataatcaaactgGCAAAGTTGAAGGCCAAAGTCAGATGCCATCAGAAG GAAATGTCCAAGAACTTGTTTCAAATTTTGTAAACAACCCAGACAATCAAACAG AGACAAAACAACTAGATCCTTTACATCCTGAGCAGAGAAATGAAGCAG GTTTGAATAATGAGGCACCTCAGAATAAACACATCAACCCCCTCAGTGAACCTGCTGCTCCAACTGCTCAGCAACCTGTCAATCTGTCCCACGATGATACTAATATGACATCTACATGTGATGAAccttataataaaaatgatcaaactgGAAAAGAAGATGGTCAAAGTCAGATGCCACCAGAAG GAATTGTCCACAAACGTGTTTTAGAATTTGAATATATCCCAGACAATCAAACAG ATCAACAAAAGCAGCTCCATAAAGATGGGGGTGAAGAACCTCCTGCAAAGGAAACAGTCAGATATCTGGGCACGCGGTTTCCAGCTGTGGGAACCAAGGATACTACTGAACACAATGAAGGTGCAGACTCTGATCAGGTGACAGACGAAACTAAAGCGGAAAATGTTGAACTGTCTGAATGTGAGAAAAACAACGatccaaataaaaaaagtcaaataagaAAAGCAGTTTCTGATCAAACTGAATCAGACAATAATCAGTCTCAGAGACCTCCAAACCCAGAAAAACCAGACCAGAGCAACTCACTACAGGAGTCTCCAGATGCCACACATTCTGACTTAGATCAACAAACACAAGATAAGGTGGAGTGTGATTCACCCAAGTGTGAGGAGCAGtcagacaacaacacaactgtcagcaaggaaaacaatggtaaagaggaaggagacactGATGACAATGAAGGCCAATGCagtggaaaagaaaagcagccagACAAGGAgagtgatgatgaagaagatACAGAAGAGACGATGTTAGAAGAACAGTCTGCTAAAGAGAGTGAGAGTAAAGACACAGAAGAGATAGGGTTACAACAGTCAGATAAAGAGAGTGATGATGAGGAGACAAGGTTAGAAGAGTCAGATGAAGATGGTAATGATGAAGATACAGAACAGAAGATGTTAGTAAAATAA